A genomic window from Streptomyces sp. WMMC940 includes:
- a CDS encoding SMI1/KNR4 family protein produces the protein MTDYLTATMAMLGPAQNRYAEPSAWHRLHAGLGIRLPPDYQVIVDAYAPIQLNGHLYLSHPATERWNLVQWIRDTIRAWSEVPWDELDLDADEDPRQLLGLGELSFGTRNGLWPIASTDRGETIFLDAAADANRLVVNYDETWAEHRMSFTEWLYRYLIGEDMTGPNSSAFNPGPVKLQHLPMSADERPDPWYGPDRGM, from the coding sequence TTGACCGACTACCTGACTGCCACCATGGCGATGCTCGGACCGGCCCAGAACCGCTATGCAGAGCCGTCGGCATGGCACCGCCTCCACGCCGGTCTCGGCATACGGCTGCCACCCGACTACCAGGTGATCGTCGACGCATACGCCCCGATCCAACTCAACGGCCACCTGTACTTGTCCCACCCCGCGACCGAGCGCTGGAACCTGGTCCAGTGGATACGGGACACCATCCGGGCGTGGTCAGAGGTGCCCTGGGACGAACTCGACCTCGACGCGGACGAGGACCCCCGACAACTCCTCGGACTCGGGGAGTTGAGCTTCGGCACCCGCAACGGCCTATGGCCGATCGCGAGCACCGATCGAGGAGAGACGATCTTCCTTGACGCAGCCGCCGATGCCAACAGGCTCGTGGTCAACTACGACGAAACCTGGGCAGAGCACCGCATGAGCTTCACCGAATGGCTCTATCGCTACCTGATCGGTGAGGACATGACCGGCCCCAACAGCTCGGCTTTCAATCCAGGCCCGGTGAAACTGCAGCACCTCCCGATGTCTGCCGACGAACGTCCCGACCCTTGGTACGGCCCAGATCGCGGCATGTGA
- a CDS encoding spermidine synthase, protein MARNRQRGRSEVAEGVVESVDGGLAELVPDRDRPHGWTLLIDGAPQSHVDLDDPALLTFEYQRRLGHVIDLAAPAGRSLHAVHLGGGAFTLARYLAATRPRSTQQIVEVDERLVRLVRDRLPLDPGARIRVRSVDARAGLGKLRDGWADLVIADVFSGARTPAHLTSTEFLAEVRRVLKPGGTYAANLADGPPLAHLRGQIATAATVFPELALAADPTVLRGRRFGNAVLVGSDRPLPVAELTRRVASDPHAGRLEHGKALKDFTGGAVAVTDAAARPSPAPPSSVFR, encoded by the coding sequence GTGGCGAGAAACAGACAGCGCGGTCGGTCGGAGGTGGCGGAAGGGGTCGTCGAGTCCGTGGACGGAGGGCTCGCCGAACTGGTACCCGACCGCGACCGGCCCCACGGCTGGACGCTGCTGATCGACGGAGCGCCCCAGTCCCACGTCGATCTGGACGATCCCGCGCTGCTGACCTTCGAGTACCAGCGCCGTCTCGGGCACGTCATCGATCTCGCCGCGCCCGCCGGCCGGTCGCTGCACGCCGTCCACCTCGGCGGTGGCGCCTTCACCCTCGCGCGGTACCTCGCGGCGACCCGTCCGCGCTCCACCCAGCAGATCGTCGAGGTGGACGAACGCCTCGTCCGCCTCGTCCGCGACCGGCTCCCGCTCGACCCGGGCGCCCGGATACGGGTCCGCTCCGTCGACGCCCGCGCCGGACTCGGCAAGCTCCGCGACGGCTGGGCCGACCTCGTCATCGCCGACGTCTTCAGCGGTGCGCGCACCCCGGCGCACCTGACCAGCACCGAATTCCTCGCGGAGGTGCGGCGGGTCCTGAAGCCCGGCGGGACCTACGCCGCCAACCTCGCGGACGGCCCGCCGCTCGCCCATCTGCGTGGGCAGATCGCCACCGCGGCGACCGTCTTCCCCGAACTCGCCCTCGCCGCCGACCCGACCGTGCTGCGCGGTCGGCGCTTCGGCAACGCCGTGCTGGTGGGCTCGGACCGGCCGCTGCCCGTCGCCGAACTGACCCGCAGGGTGGCGAGCGACCCGCACGCCGGACGGCTCGAACACGGCAAGGCGCTCAAGGACTTCACCGGCGGCGCGGTCGCCGTGACCGACGCGGCGGCCAGACCCTCTCCGGCGCCGCCTTCCTCGGTCTTCCGCTGA
- a CDS encoding response regulator transcription factor, which translates to MASVLVVEDDQFVRSALIRHLTEASHTVRSVGTALEALREVAHFRFDVVILDLGLPDLDGAEALKMLRGITDVPVIIATARDDETEIVRLLNDGADDYLTKPFSVEHLSARMSAVLRRSRTAADEAPPSRVIRVGGLCIDPLRRQAELDGDRLDLTRREFDLLAFLAGRPGVVVPRKELLAEVWQQSYGDDQTIDVHLSWLRRKLGETAARPRYLHTLRGVGVKLEPPR; encoded by the coding sequence ATGGCAAGTGTGCTCGTGGTCGAGGACGACCAGTTCGTGCGATCCGCCCTCATCAGGCACTTGACCGAGGCCTCCCACACCGTCAGGAGCGTCGGGACCGCCCTGGAGGCGCTGCGCGAAGTGGCCCATTTCCGCTTCGACGTGGTGATTCTCGACCTCGGACTCCCTGATCTCGACGGGGCCGAGGCGCTGAAGATGCTGCGCGGAATCACCGACGTACCCGTGATCATCGCGACCGCGCGGGACGACGAGACGGAGATCGTGCGGCTCCTCAACGACGGCGCGGACGACTACCTCACCAAGCCGTTCTCGGTGGAACACCTGTCGGCGCGGATGTCGGCCGTGCTGCGCCGGTCGCGCACCGCCGCGGACGAGGCCCCGCCCAGCAGGGTCATCCGGGTCGGCGGGCTGTGCATCGACCCGCTCCGCCGCCAGGCGGAACTGGACGGCGACCGACTCGATCTGACCCGGCGCGAGTTCGATCTGCTCGCCTTCCTCGCCGGGCGTCCGGGTGTCGTCGTACCCCGTAAGGAGCTCCTCGCCGAGGTGTGGCAACAGTCCTACGGGGACGACCAGACCATCGACGTGCATCTGTCCTGGCTGCGGCGGAAGCTGGGTGAGACCGCCGCGCGCCCCCGCTATCTGCACACCCTCCGCGGTGTCGGGGTGAAACTGGAGCCGCCGAGATGA
- a CDS encoding bifunctional DNA primase/polymerase: protein MSTRPRDDVGAAPCSPALHDERRRDIFAFLREDGRHQTAQITAPGADWLASASTHPRSALALWESRPSAPFVVSCGGGVFDVVNVPSMFGRRMLDRLWSEGPGSGPVAHHRGRMLLFVAPGTAQRLPSLLEWEEWGGSVPPLICHGTGDAITAPPLAPVPAGGAGPRWVVAPDTRHPWLPGPEVLLWACVRAARTTSAATVRISIFPPADQGAKVYDVSRRR from the coding sequence ATGAGTACTCGGCCGCGAGACGACGTCGGCGCCGCACCGTGCAGTCCCGCCCTTCACGACGAGCGCCGGCGGGACATCTTCGCCTTCCTCCGAGAGGACGGTCGGCATCAGACGGCCCAGATCACCGCGCCCGGCGCGGACTGGCTCGCGTCCGCGAGCACGCATCCGCGGTCCGCGCTGGCGCTCTGGGAGTCACGGCCCTCCGCGCCGTTCGTCGTGTCGTGCGGCGGGGGCGTCTTCGACGTGGTGAACGTGCCGTCGATGTTCGGGCGCCGGATGCTCGACCGGCTGTGGTCGGAGGGCCCGGGCTCCGGGCCGGTCGCACACCACAGGGGCCGGATGCTGCTGTTCGTCGCGCCGGGCACGGCCCAGCGCCTGCCGAGCCTGCTGGAATGGGAGGAGTGGGGCGGTTCGGTGCCGCCCCTGATCTGCCACGGCACGGGTGACGCGATCACGGCGCCGCCGCTCGCCCCGGTGCCCGCAGGCGGGGCCGGGCCGCGCTGGGTGGTCGCCCCCGACACCCGGCACCCCTGGCTCCCCGGGCCGGAGGTGCTGCTCTGGGCCTGTGTGCGGGCGGCCCGTACGACCTCCGCCGCGACGGTGCGTATATCGATTTTTCCTCCCGCCGATCAGGGTGCTAAGGTCTACGACGTCAGCAGGCGCCGCTAG
- a CDS encoding tetratricopeptide repeat protein gives MAPSRAVPNLKFRQLRGQRSPGEFAALVRRAAREIGEQVACDARYIGRVEAGEIRCPNYAYERVFLHMFPGLTPADLGFSAREAVRGRAARGRTPRPSDPYYSSNGTNSTYSNEESDVLRRAFMTGGTVTVAAASLGFGPLPGTEALRSDLPRQRVGASEVNAVEAAVRQIRLLDDRHGADGLYKRAAQPLRAAYALLDAGATTRGSTADRLAAGAGELAISVGWLAHDSGRLDDARSHYAEALATARVAGDAALEAHAFCNTSFLARDAGRHREAVRAAQAGQRAAGRLGSDRLLALLTLREAGAWAGLGDRAGCERALSRAHTLFGRGPSDTDPEWMSFFGEPELQALEAQCWSALGEWPRAARHAHRAAALQDPHFARNLALYRTQLAADLARADAPAEAAAVGERVLDALEGDVESTRIRAMLADTARVLGPRRSTAGVAAFLDRHATAEAVARL, from the coding sequence ATGGCACCGTCACGGGCAGTTCCCAACCTCAAGTTCCGGCAGTTGCGCGGACAGCGCTCGCCCGGCGAGTTCGCCGCGCTCGTCCGGCGCGCGGCGCGGGAGATCGGCGAACAGGTCGCGTGTGACGCCCGCTACATCGGGCGGGTCGAGGCGGGCGAGATCCGCTGCCCCAACTACGCCTACGAACGGGTCTTCCTCCATATGTTCCCGGGCCTGACTCCGGCGGATCTGGGGTTCTCCGCCCGCGAGGCGGTACGGGGCCGCGCGGCCCGCGGACGAACGCCACGGCCCTCGGACCCGTACTACAGCAGCAACGGCACCAACAGCACCTACAGCAACGAGGAGAGCGACGTGCTGCGTCGCGCGTTCATGACCGGCGGCACCGTCACCGTGGCGGCCGCGTCCCTGGGGTTCGGCCCCCTGCCCGGCACCGAGGCCCTGCGTTCCGACCTTCCCCGGCAGCGGGTCGGCGCGTCCGAGGTGAATGCCGTCGAGGCCGCGGTGCGGCAGATCCGGCTGCTCGACGACCGCCACGGCGCGGACGGGCTCTACAAGCGGGCCGCGCAGCCGCTGCGCGCCGCCTACGCGCTGCTCGACGCCGGTGCCACCACGCGCGGCTCGACAGCGGACCGGTTGGCCGCGGGCGCGGGCGAACTCGCCATCTCCGTCGGCTGGCTGGCCCATGACTCGGGCCGGCTGGACGACGCCCGCTCCCACTACGCGGAGGCCCTGGCGACCGCGCGTGTCGCCGGCGACGCGGCACTGGAGGCGCACGCCTTCTGCAACACTTCCTTCCTCGCGCGGGACGCAGGACGGCACCGGGAGGCGGTGCGGGCCGCGCAGGCCGGGCAGCGGGCGGCGGGACGGCTCGGCTCGGACCGGCTGCTGGCCCTGCTCACCCTGCGGGAGGCGGGTGCCTGGGCCGGTCTCGGCGACCGCGCCGGCTGCGAGCGCGCGCTGTCCCGCGCCCATACGCTCTTCGGCCGCGGGCCCTCGGACACGGACCCTGAGTGGATGTCGTTCTTCGGCGAGCCGGAACTCCAGGCCCTGGAGGCCCAGTGCTGGTCGGCGCTCGGTGAGTGGCCCCGCGCCGCCCGTCACGCGCACCGCGCGGCCGCGCTGCAGGACCCGCACTTCGCCCGCAACCTCGCCCTCTACCGGACCCAGCTCGCCGCGGACCTCGCCCGCGCCGACGCGCCCGCCGAGGCCGCCGCGGTCGGCGAGCGGGTGCTCGACGCCCTGGAGGGCGATGTCGAGTCCACCCGCATCCGCGCGATGCTCGCCGACACGGCGCGGGTGCTCGGGCCGCGCCGGAGCACGGCCGGGGTGGCCGCGTTCCTGGACCGCCACGCCACGGCCGAGGCCGTGGCCCGGCTCTGA
- a CDS encoding molybdopterin cofactor-binding domain-containing protein, translating into MDVDIEIGSIRVVEMAVAGHGPRPESGPTGHRIEAGIPQGVGTALTENFRTTRGLLRHPDLTGYALPTFLDAPDIRIVKLVEERDVVAPFGAKAAGAVPVVTSPAAVASAVRAATGRPVNRLPIRPQAAVAVTDL; encoded by the coding sequence GTGGACGTCGACATCGAAATCGGCTCCATCCGCGTGGTCGAGATGGCGGTGGCAGGACATGGGCCGCGTCCTGAATCCGGCCCAACTGGCCACCGCATCGAGGCGGGCATCCCCCAGGGCGTCGGCACGGCCCTGACGGAGAACTTCCGCACCACCCGAGGCCTGCTCCGCCACCCGGACCTCACCGGGTACGCCCTCCCCACATTCCTGGACGCCCCGGACATCCGCATCGTGAAACTGGTGGAGGAGCGGGATGTCGTCGCGCCCTTCGGGGCGAAGGCCGCGGGTGCGGTGCCGGTGGTGACGTCCCCGGCGGCGGTGGCCTCCGCGGTGCGCGCGGCCACGGGCAGGCCGGTCAACCGGCTGCCCATCCGGCCGCAGGCGGCGGTCGCTGTCACTGACTTGTGA
- a CDS encoding sensor histidine kinase, with product MRWALVRVSLAVTTMVVLAFAVPLGLVIEEMARDRAFSNAERQAAAIGPTLSITTDRRQLERAVASTQAGAAGRMAVHVPASDETGGQELEIGTRRAAVKDLATTQRIGRASITEVTDGSALLQPTALSSGKIAIVEVYVPEDEVGKGVTTAWLVLAGVGAALVVGSVAVADRLGVRMVRPAQRLAGAAHDLGEGRLGARVPEEGPTELRSAAVAFNSMADQVVQLLANERELAADLSHRLRTPLTVLRLNAASLGTSTAADQTRAAVEQLEREVDTIIRTAREAKPQTQATGPGAGCDVSEVVRERMEFWSALAEDEGRKVRLAGVDRPVRIPVARPELAAALDALLGNVFRHTPEGTAFSVDVHNGEDAVIVLVSDAGPGIADPEAALSRGNSGARDGSTGLGLDIVRRVAESTGGDVRIGHSVLGGTEVRIWIGLAGASQRPQGRLGHRTKRRRRGGSGSRRGAEV from the coding sequence ATGAGATGGGCCCTGGTCAGGGTCTCCCTGGCGGTCACCACCATGGTCGTGCTGGCCTTCGCCGTACCGCTCGGGCTCGTCATCGAGGAGATGGCCAGGGACCGGGCGTTCTCCAACGCCGAGCGGCAGGCCGCCGCGATCGGACCGACGCTGTCCATCACCACCGACCGGCGCCAGCTGGAGCGCGCCGTCGCCTCCACGCAGGCCGGTGCGGCGGGGCGGATGGCCGTGCACGTGCCCGCCTCGGACGAGACCGGTGGCCAGGAGTTGGAGATCGGCACCCGGCGGGCCGCGGTCAAGGACCTCGCCACCACGCAGCGCATCGGCCGCGCGTCCATCACGGAGGTCACGGACGGCTCCGCGCTGCTCCAGCCCACCGCGCTCAGCTCGGGGAAGATCGCGATCGTCGAGGTGTACGTACCGGAGGACGAGGTCGGCAAGGGTGTGACCACGGCCTGGCTGGTGCTCGCGGGCGTCGGTGCGGCGCTGGTCGTCGGCTCCGTCGCCGTCGCCGACCGGCTGGGTGTACGGATGGTGCGCCCCGCCCAGCGGCTCGCGGGCGCCGCGCACGACCTCGGCGAAGGGCGTCTGGGAGCACGGGTACCGGAAGAAGGGCCCACCGAACTACGCTCCGCCGCAGTCGCGTTCAACTCCATGGCCGACCAGGTCGTCCAGCTGCTCGCCAATGAACGCGAGTTGGCCGCCGATCTGTCGCACCGGCTGCGCACCCCGCTGACCGTGCTCCGGCTCAACGCGGCGTCACTGGGCACGAGCACGGCGGCCGACCAGACCCGGGCCGCGGTCGAGCAGTTGGAACGCGAGGTCGACACGATCATCCGTACGGCGCGCGAGGCCAAGCCGCAGACCCAGGCGACCGGGCCGGGCGCGGGCTGCGACGTCTCCGAAGTCGTGCGGGAGCGCATGGAGTTCTGGTCGGCGCTCGCAGAGGACGAGGGACGCAAGGTCCGCCTCGCCGGCGTGGACCGGCCGGTGCGCATCCCCGTGGCCAGGCCCGAACTCGCCGCCGCCCTGGACGCGCTGCTCGGCAACGTCTTCCGTCACACGCCGGAGGGCACGGCCTTCTCGGTGGACGTGCACAACGGCGAGGACGCCGTGATCGTGCTCGTCTCGGACGCCGGCCCGGGAATAGCCGACCCGGAGGCGGCCCTGAGCCGCGGCAACAGCGGGGCCAGGGACGGCTCCACGGGGCTCGGCCTGGACATCGTGCGGAGGGTCGCCGAGTCGACCGGCGGCGATGTGCGCATCGGGCACTCGGTGCTGGGCGGTACGGAGGTCCGCATCTGGATCGGGCTCGCCGGGGCCTCGCAGCGTCCGCAGGGCCGGCTCGGCCACCGCACCAAGCGGCGCAGGAGGGGCGGGTCCGGGAGCCGCAGGGGCGCGGAGGTCTGA
- a CDS encoding M6 family metalloprotease domain-containing protein, producing MSRIPQPEVHVEGQQTLEDPPEGVQRPTLRAGAAVFTSLVALVATTLAAGPASAATSPHPCALPRTAAHHSLGLDSWNSDYPRPDRAVDAVMVFLSFPDSTPLTTPDDLVADHFPATGDFFRNASYGKFLLRPHPVRQWIRMPKASTEYRMKRDWDAGRRAAYLRDAVSVADPLVDFSRYDVIYLVADPDAPGVDSDATKVVNFEQATKADGTELKRAVTVFERHPPDRHVLAHETGHVFDLPDLYHRPTDGKGDWDTHVGDWDVMGSQFGLAPEFLGWHKWKLGWLDRNQVRCVTGPADRVLTLEPLAAAPTPGRPAGTRLAVVRTGQNSALAIEARGATGNDRDTCKEGVLLYRVRNEEASGAGPVEVIDTHPKSGACWDRSVYPQLADAPLGVGETYTVPGERVRVEVADRTRTGAWTVKITTVR from the coding sequence ATGTCCCGCATTCCGCAGCCGGAGGTCCACGTGGAGGGTCAGCAGACGCTCGAGGATCCACCCGAGGGAGTGCAGCGGCCGACCCTGCGAGCCGGCGCCGCTGTGTTCACCTCCCTGGTGGCCCTCGTCGCGACCACCCTCGCGGCCGGTCCCGCCTCGGCCGCGACCTCTCCGCACCCCTGCGCCCTGCCACGGACCGCGGCACACCACTCGCTGGGACTGGACAGCTGGAACTCCGACTACCCGCGGCCCGACCGTGCCGTCGACGCCGTCATGGTCTTCCTGTCCTTCCCGGACTCCACCCCCCTCACGACGCCGGACGACCTGGTCGCCGACCACTTCCCCGCGACCGGCGACTTCTTCCGCAACGCCTCGTACGGGAAGTTCCTGTTGCGGCCCCACCCCGTGCGCCAATGGATCCGGATGCCGAAGGCGTCGACCGAGTACCGCATGAAGCGGGACTGGGACGCCGGGCGGCGTGCCGCGTACCTGCGGGACGCGGTCTCCGTCGCGGATCCGCTCGTGGACTTCTCCCGCTACGACGTCATCTACCTGGTCGCCGACCCGGACGCCCCCGGAGTGGACTCCGACGCGACGAAGGTGGTCAATTTCGAGCAGGCCACAAAGGCCGACGGAACCGAGTTGAAGCGGGCCGTCACCGTGTTCGAGCGGCATCCGCCCGACCGCCATGTCCTGGCGCACGAGACCGGGCACGTCTTCGACCTCCCGGACCTCTACCACCGGCCCACGGACGGCAAGGGCGACTGGGACACCCATGTGGGGGACTGGGACGTGATGGGCAGCCAGTTCGGCCTCGCCCCGGAGTTCCTCGGCTGGCACAAGTGGAAGCTGGGATGGCTGGACCGGAACCAGGTCCGGTGCGTCACCGGACCCGCCGACCGGGTCCTCACCCTGGAGCCCCTCGCGGCCGCTCCCACGCCCGGACGTCCCGCGGGAACCCGGCTCGCGGTCGTCAGGACCGGGCAGAACAGTGCGCTCGCCATCGAGGCGCGCGGAGCGACGGGCAACGACCGGGACACCTGCAAGGAGGGCGTACTGCTCTACCGGGTGCGGAACGAGGAGGCCTCCGGTGCGGGACCCGTCGAGGTGATCGACACCCATCCGAAGAGCGGGGCGTGCTGGGACCGCTCGGTCTACCCGCAGCTGGCGGACGCCCCGCTCGGCGTGGGGGAGACCTACACCGTCCCGGGTGAGCGGGTCCGTGTCGAGGTGGCGGACCGTACCCGCACGGGGGCGTGGACGGTCAAGATCACGACGGTGCGGTGA
- a CDS encoding helix-turn-helix domain-containing protein → MPEEVVYRERRPDIPAGARITARLRQAAGRRLRDAGLVIQAARDLHLAWPTVMGAFRISAHAFMA, encoded by the coding sequence GTGCCCGAGGAAGTCGTCTACCGAGAGCGTCGCCCAGATATACCGGCCGGGGCGCGGATCACCGCCCGGCTGCGCCAGGCGGCCGGGCGCCGGCTGCGCGATGCCGGCTTGGTCATCCAGGCCGCCCGCGACCTGCATCTGGCCTGGCCGACGGTGATGGGTGCCTTCCGCATATCGGCGCACGCCTTCATGGCGTGA
- a CDS encoding AAA family ATPase: MTPLFDPGSEAARATAAILEDTLHGDARGVVVDSPPGAGKSTLVVRAARELAAAGRPLMVVAQTNAQVDDLVVRLTEKEPELPVGRLHSNDPDPYDRALDELPNVRKSAKAGDLAGLDVVVSTAAKWAHVKDVEPWRHAIVDEAYQMRSDALLAVAGLFERALFVGDPGQLDPFSVVGAEQWAGLSYDPSASAVSTLLAHNPELPQHRLPVSWRLPASAAPLVSGAFYPYTPFRSGTGPGDRRLAFGVASNGSGPDRVLDEAAESGWGLLELPARHTPRTDPEAVRAVALVVRRLLDRGGASVSERSPDPVPLTADRVAVGTAHRDQAAAVRAVLAELGVSGVTVDTANRLQGREFDVTVVLHPLSGRPDATAFHLETGRLCVLASRHRHACVVVCRAGVTELLDEHPSTEPVQLGVTVKFPDGWEANHAVLSHLEEHRVTWTP; the protein is encoded by the coding sequence GTGACCCCGCTGTTCGACCCGGGCTCGGAGGCGGCCCGCGCCACCGCCGCCATCCTGGAGGACACCCTCCACGGAGACGCCCGGGGCGTCGTCGTGGACTCCCCTCCGGGCGCCGGGAAATCGACGCTCGTGGTGCGGGCGGCACGGGAACTCGCCGCGGCCGGACGCCCTTTGATGGTCGTGGCGCAGACCAACGCCCAGGTCGACGATCTGGTGGTGCGGCTCACGGAGAAGGAGCCGGAGCTGCCCGTCGGCCGGCTGCACAGCAACGACCCCGACCCGTACGACAGGGCGCTCGACGAGCTGCCGAACGTACGGAAGTCGGCGAAGGCGGGCGATCTCGCCGGGCTGGACGTGGTGGTCTCGACCGCAGCGAAGTGGGCGCACGTCAAGGACGTCGAACCATGGCGGCACGCGATCGTGGACGAGGCGTACCAGATGCGGTCGGACGCGCTGCTCGCCGTGGCGGGGCTGTTCGAGAGGGCGCTGTTCGTCGGGGACCCGGGGCAGCTCGATCCGTTCTCCGTGGTCGGTGCCGAGCAGTGGGCCGGGCTGTCCTACGACCCGTCGGCGAGCGCGGTGTCCACGCTGCTCGCCCACAATCCGGAGCTGCCGCAGCACCGGCTGCCCGTTTCCTGGCGGCTTCCGGCGTCGGCCGCGCCCCTGGTCTCCGGCGCGTTCTACCCGTACACGCCCTTCCGCAGCGGTACGGGACCGGGCGACCGCCGGCTGGCGTTCGGGGTCGCGTCGAACGGCTCCGGCCCGGACCGGGTGCTGGACGAGGCGGCCGAGTCCGGCTGGGGCCTGCTCGAGCTGCCCGCCCGGCACACACCGCGCACCGACCCTGAGGCGGTACGGGCCGTGGCCCTCGTGGTCCGGCGGCTGCTGGACCGCGGAGGCGCTTCGGTCTCCGAGCGCTCCCCGGACCCGGTGCCGCTCACCGCGGACCGGGTCGCCGTCGGCACGGCCCACCGCGACCAGGCCGCTGCCGTCAGGGCGGTCCTCGCGGAGCTGGGGGTGTCGGGGGTGACGGTGGACACGGCCAACCGGCTCCAGGGCCGGGAGTTCGATGTCACGGTCGTGCTCCACCCCCTCTCGGGCCGCCCGGACGCGACGGCGTTCCATCTCGAGACGGGCCGCCTCTGTGTACTGGCCTCCCGCCACCGCCATGCCTGCGTCGTGGTGTGCCGGGCGGGTGTCACCGAGCTCCTGGACGAGCACCCGTCCACGGAGCCGGTGCAGCTCGGCGTCACGGTCAAGTTCCCGGACGGCTGGGAGGCGAACCACGCGGTGCTCTCCCACCTGGAGGAGCACCGGGTCACCTGGACGCCGTAA
- a CDS encoding histidine phosphatase family protein, whose amino-acid sequence MAPRILLARHGQTEWSLLGRHTGRTDIPLLDEGRRTAKLLGERLHRSPWDGLPDVEVRTSPLSRARETCDLAGFGDRAQDWDALMEWDYGAYEGRTQAEIQETDPDWFIWRDGVPVGVPGAPSRGETLAELSDRADGVIEYVRSADRDVLAFAHGHILRVLCARWIGEDVSFAARIKLSPASLSVLGWAYGAPAVDRWNDTGHLGT is encoded by the coding sequence ATGGCACCTCGCATACTCCTGGCCCGGCACGGCCAGACCGAATGGTCCCTGCTCGGCCGGCACACCGGCCGGACGGACATCCCCCTCCTCGACGAGGGCCGCCGCACGGCGAAGCTCCTCGGCGAGCGGCTGCACAGGTCCCCCTGGGACGGCCTACCGGACGTCGAGGTCCGCACGAGCCCGCTTTCCCGCGCCCGTGAGACCTGCGACCTCGCCGGATTCGGCGACCGCGCGCAGGACTGGGACGCGCTGATGGAGTGGGACTACGGCGCCTACGAGGGCAGGACTCAGGCCGAGATCCAGGAGACGGACCCCGACTGGTTCATCTGGCGCGACGGCGTTCCCGTCGGGGTGCCCGGAGCACCCTCGCGGGGGGAGACCCTCGCCGAGCTCTCCGACCGCGCCGACGGGGTCATCGAGTACGTGCGCTCGGCCGACCGCGATGTGCTGGCCTTCGCGCACGGCCACATCCTGCGGGTCCTGTGCGCCCGCTGGATCGGCGAGGACGTCTCCTTCGCCGCCCGCATCAAGCTGAGTCCGGCCAGTCTCTCGGTGCTCGGCTGGGCCTACGGCGCCCCGGCGGTCGACCGCTGGAACGACACCGGGCACCTCGGCACCTGA